One window of the Amycolatopsis mediterranei genome contains the following:
- a CDS encoding xanthine dehydrogenase family protein molybdopterin-binding subunit: protein MTATIEPEVGKSRRRKEDERLITGRTRWTDNITLPGLLHMAVLRSPFAHAKIVSIDTSAAKSAPGVIAVYTAKDLDPDGSVGMPCAWPITPDMKAPRRPVLASDTVNFAGEGVAVVVARSSAEAHDALEEIDVEYDELPVVLDMEAAIADGAPLVHEDLGTNTSAVWKFDSAEAGTGGNVEDAISSSEVVLKRRFRQQRLVPAFMEPRACVVDPTSTQITMWSATQVPHILRVMSALTLGIPEHKLRVIAPDVGGGFGGKIGVLPEEMMSLLVAQKLGKPVKWNETRSETMLAAHHGRDQIQDITISATRDGQVTGLKVELLANLGAYNGLVGPGVPILGAFMFNAIYKIPAYHFACTNVYTTTTLTDAYRGAGRPEATFAIERIMDELAVELGMDPMELREKNWIKHEEFPFTTVCGLTYDSGNYEAATEKAKQLFDYDGLRAEQEKRRASKDKVQLGIGISTFTEMCGLAPSRVLGSLDYGAGGWEYASIRMLPTGKVEVTTGASAHGQGHETAWSQIVADQLGVAFEDVEILHGDTQSSHKGMDTYGSRSLVVGGIAVIKAAEKVIAKAKPIAAHLLECAEDDLEFAGGKFTVKGTGTSTTMGDVALAVFAAHNLPDGVEPSLDSDATFDPENFSFPHGTHLCAAEVDTETGRIKLRSYVCVDDVGVAVNPLIVEGQVHGGLAQGIAQALFEGTEHDESGTLTTGTFADYLLPSAADLPSFTTDRTETPSTTNPLGAKGVGEAGTIASTPAVVNAVIDAVRHFGVDDIEMPLTPMRVWHAIQHGTTDAGGPGRGEAGGGLGSIDATGGAQ from the coding sequence ATGACCGCCACGATCGAACCGGAGGTCGGGAAGTCCCGCCGCCGCAAGGAGGACGAGCGGCTGATCACCGGCCGCACCCGCTGGACCGACAACATCACGCTGCCCGGCCTGCTGCACATGGCGGTCCTGCGCAGCCCGTTCGCGCACGCCAAGATCGTCTCCATCGACACGTCGGCGGCGAAGAGCGCGCCGGGCGTCATCGCCGTCTACACCGCGAAGGACCTCGACCCGGACGGCTCGGTCGGCATGCCCTGCGCGTGGCCGATCACGCCGGACATGAAGGCGCCGCGCCGTCCGGTGCTCGCCTCCGACACGGTCAACTTCGCCGGTGAAGGCGTCGCGGTCGTCGTCGCGCGGTCGTCGGCCGAAGCGCACGACGCGCTCGAGGAGATCGACGTCGAATACGACGAGCTGCCGGTCGTCCTCGACATGGAAGCGGCCATCGCCGACGGCGCCCCGCTGGTCCACGAGGACCTGGGCACCAACACGAGCGCGGTCTGGAAGTTCGACTCCGCGGAGGCCGGCACCGGCGGCAACGTCGAGGACGCGATCAGCTCGTCGGAGGTCGTGCTCAAGCGCCGCTTCCGCCAACAGCGGCTCGTCCCGGCGTTCATGGAGCCGCGTGCCTGCGTCGTCGATCCGACCAGCACGCAGATCACCATGTGGTCGGCCACGCAGGTGCCGCACATCCTGCGCGTGATGTCGGCGCTGACGCTCGGCATCCCCGAGCACAAGCTGCGCGTGATCGCCCCGGACGTCGGCGGCGGCTTCGGCGGCAAGATCGGCGTCCTGCCGGAAGAGATGATGTCGCTGCTCGTCGCGCAGAAGCTCGGCAAGCCGGTCAAGTGGAACGAGACGCGGTCGGAGACGATGCTGGCCGCGCACCACGGCCGCGACCAGATCCAGGACATCACCATTTCCGCGACCCGCGACGGCCAGGTCACCGGCCTCAAGGTCGAGCTGCTCGCCAACCTCGGCGCGTACAACGGCCTCGTCGGGCCGGGCGTCCCGATCCTCGGCGCGTTCATGTTCAACGCGATCTACAAGATCCCGGCGTACCACTTCGCGTGCACCAACGTGTACACGACGACGACACTGACCGACGCCTACCGCGGCGCCGGCCGCCCGGAGGCGACGTTCGCGATCGAGCGGATCATGGACGAGCTCGCCGTCGAGCTCGGCATGGATCCGATGGAACTGCGCGAAAAGAATTGGATCAAGCACGAGGAATTCCCGTTCACGACCGTGTGCGGGCTGACCTACGACTCCGGCAACTACGAGGCCGCCACCGAGAAGGCCAAGCAGCTCTTCGACTACGACGGCCTGCGCGCCGAGCAGGAAAAGCGCCGCGCGTCGAAGGACAAGGTCCAGCTCGGCATCGGCATCTCGACGTTCACCGAGATGTGCGGCCTCGCGCCGTCCCGGGTGCTCGGCTCGCTCGACTACGGCGCCGGCGGCTGGGAGTACGCCTCGATCCGGATGCTGCCCACCGGCAAGGTCGAGGTCACCACCGGCGCGTCCGCGCACGGCCAGGGCCACGAGACGGCGTGGAGCCAGATCGTCGCCGACCAGCTGGGTGTCGCGTTCGAGGACGTCGAGATCCTGCACGGCGACACGCAGTCGTCGCACAAGGGCATGGACACCTACGGCTCGCGCTCGCTGGTGGTCGGCGGGATCGCCGTCATCAAGGCCGCGGAGAAGGTGATCGCCAAGGCCAAGCCGATCGCGGCGCACCTGCTCGAATGCGCCGAGGACGACCTCGAGTTCGCCGGCGGCAAGTTCACGGTGAAGGGCACCGGGACGTCCACGACCATGGGCGACGTCGCGCTCGCGGTGTTCGCGGCGCACAACCTCCCGGACGGGGTCGAGCCGTCGCTCGACTCGGACGCCACGTTCGACCCGGAGAACTTCTCGTTCCCGCACGGCACGCACCTGTGCGCCGCCGAAGTGGACACCGAGACCGGCCGGATCAAGCTGCGCTCGTACGTCTGCGTCGACGACGTCGGGGTCGCGGTGAACCCGCTGATCGTCGAGGGCCAGGTGCACGGCGGGCTCGCGCAGGGCATCGCGCAGGCGCTGTTCGAGGGCACCGAGCACGATGAGAGCGGCACGCTCACCACCGGCACGTTCGCCGACTACCTGCTGCCGTCGGCGGCCGACCTGCCGTCGTTCACCACCGACCGCACGGAAACCCCGTCGACGACGAACCCGCTCGGCGCCAAGGGCGTCGGCGAGGCGGGCACCATCGCGTCCACCCCGGCGGTGGTCAACGCGGTGATCGACGCCGTCCGGCACTTCGGCGTCGACGACATCGAGATGCCGTTGACGCCGATGCGGGTGTGGCACGCCATCCAGCACGGCACCACCGACGCGGGCGGCCCCGGCCGCGGCGAAGCGGGCGGCGGTCTCGGTTCCATCGACGCCACCGGAGGTGCGCAGTGA
- a CDS encoding NAD(P)-binding domain-containing protein, with the protein MSGADHETDVVVVGAGQAGLSAAYHLRRAGFANRTGFVVLDHGKRAGGAWQYRWPSLVLGKVHGIHDLPGMAFGTPDVTRPASEVVSEYFARFESVYDLPVLRPVDVQFVTRAGERLVVSSPAESWTARAVISATGTWDRPFWPHYPGQETFAGRQLHTADYTGPEDFRDRRVVVVGGGSSAVQLLMEFAPLARATAWVTRRPPVWRDEPFGENWGRNAVARVDERVRAGLPPESVVSVTDLAVTPEVRAARAAGILDRRPMFERITPGGVAWADGSHFDADVILWATGFRAAIDHLAPLHVREPGGGIRMDGTRVVPEPRLHLVGYGPSASTIGANRAGRAAVTEIRKLLTSER; encoded by the coding sequence ATGAGCGGCGCGGATCACGAGACGGACGTTGTGGTCGTCGGGGCCGGGCAAGCCGGGTTGTCCGCTGCCTACCACCTGCGGCGGGCCGGGTTCGCCAACCGGACCGGGTTTGTCGTGCTCGACCACGGGAAGCGGGCCGGGGGTGCCTGGCAGTACCGGTGGCCGTCGCTCGTTCTCGGGAAGGTGCACGGCATCCACGACCTTCCCGGCATGGCCTTCGGCACTCCGGACGTGACGCGGCCCGCCTCCGAGGTCGTCTCCGAATACTTTGCGCGCTTCGAAAGCGTTTACGATCTCCCCGTGCTCCGGCCCGTCGACGTTCAGTTCGTGACGCGGGCCGGGGAGCGGCTGGTCGTCTCGAGCCCCGCCGAGTCCTGGACCGCGCGAGCCGTCATCAGTGCCACCGGGACCTGGGACCGTCCCTTCTGGCCGCACTATCCCGGCCAGGAAACCTTCGCCGGGCGGCAGCTGCACACCGCCGACTACACCGGACCCGAAGACTTCCGCGACCGGCGGGTGGTCGTGGTCGGGGGTGGGTCGTCCGCCGTCCAGCTGCTCATGGAGTTCGCGCCGCTCGCCCGCGCCACGGCGTGGGTCACCCGCCGGCCGCCCGTGTGGCGGGACGAGCCCTTCGGCGAGAACTGGGGACGCAACGCCGTCGCCAGGGTCGACGAGCGGGTGCGCGCGGGCCTGCCGCCGGAAAGCGTCGTCAGCGTCACCGACCTCGCCGTGACGCCGGAGGTGCGGGCCGCCCGCGCCGCCGGGATCCTCGACCGGCGGCCGATGTTCGAGCGCATCACGCCCGGCGGGGTCGCCTGGGCGGACGGCTCGCACTTCGACGCCGACGTGATCCTCTGGGCCACCGGCTTCCGCGCGGCGATCGACCACCTCGCGCCGCTGCACGTCCGCGAACCCGGTGGCGGCATCCGGATGGACGGCACCCGGGTGGTGCCGGAGCCCCGCCTGCACCTGGTGGGGTACGGGCCCTCGGCGAGCACGATCGGGGCCAACCGGGCCGGCCGCGCCGCCGTGACGGAGATCCGGAAACTGCTGACTTCGGAGCGGTGA
- a CDS encoding aldo/keto reductase → MRYVKLGATGLDVSPVAIGAMSYGEPDRGHPVWSLGEEQARPLIKHALEAGINFFDTANMYSNGSSEEILGRALKDFADRDDVVIATKLRHPMRPGPNGKGLSRKAIMAEIDHSLRRLGTDYVDLYQIHRNDHATPLEETLEALSHLVTAGKVRYLGASSMFAWEFAKALHLQKQHGWARFVSMQDHYNLLAREEEREMIPLCLDEGVGTIVWSPLARGRLARAWDDAKSTARSGTDGAYADLLYSPTEEASNRAIVEAVGKVAAAHGVSRAAIALAWLHRQPVVTAPLVGAGSVQQIDDAIASLDVELTDEDVRALTAPYTPRYDWQGVSNEATMAAIRARVPGMALA, encoded by the coding sequence ATGCGTTACGTGAAGCTCGGCGCCACCGGCTTGGACGTCTCGCCCGTCGCGATCGGCGCGATGAGCTACGGCGAGCCCGACCGCGGCCACCCCGTCTGGTCCCTCGGCGAGGAACAGGCCCGGCCGCTGATCAAGCACGCGCTCGAGGCGGGCATCAACTTCTTCGACACCGCGAACATGTACTCGAACGGGTCCAGCGAGGAGATCCTCGGCCGCGCGCTCAAGGACTTCGCCGACCGCGACGACGTGGTGATCGCCACCAAGCTGCGCCACCCGATGCGCCCCGGCCCGAACGGGAAAGGGTTGTCCCGCAAGGCGATCATGGCCGAGATCGACCACAGCCTCCGGCGACTCGGCACCGACTACGTCGACCTCTACCAGATCCACCGCAACGACCACGCGACACCGCTGGAGGAGACTCTCGAAGCACTCAGCCACCTGGTGACGGCCGGCAAGGTGCGCTACCTGGGTGCGTCGTCGATGTTCGCCTGGGAGTTCGCCAAGGCCCTGCACCTGCAGAAGCAACACGGCTGGGCGCGGTTCGTGTCCATGCAGGACCACTACAACCTGCTGGCCCGCGAGGAAGAACGCGAGATGATCCCGCTGTGCCTGGACGAGGGCGTCGGCACGATCGTCTGGAGCCCCCTGGCCCGCGGCCGGCTGGCCCGCGCCTGGGACGACGCGAAGTCGACGGCGCGTTCCGGCACCGACGGTGCTTACGCGGACCTGCTGTATTCGCCGACGGAAGAGGCGTCGAACCGCGCGATCGTCGAGGCGGTCGGAAAGGTGGCGGCGGCCCACGGCGTGAGCCGCGCGGCCATCGCCCTGGCCTGGCTGCACCGGCAGCCGGTCGTCACGGCTCCGCTGGTCGGCGCCGGTTCCGTCCAGCAGATCGACGACGCGATTGCGTCTCTGGACGTCGAATTGACCGACGAGGACGTGCGCGCTCTTACGGCGCCGTACACGCCCAGGTACGACTGGCAGGGTGTCTCGAACGAGGCGACCATGGCGGCGATCCGGGCTCGCGTTCCAGGCATGGCCTTGGCGTGA
- a CDS encoding discoidin domain-containing protein: MLAAVVLLPSAIAAAATTQAADVLLSQGKPVATSTTESSSYTGAKAVDGSTTTRWASAEGADPQWLRIDLGQSASIHRVVLNWEAAYAKKYRIEVSDDGTSFTTAATVDTGDGKIDDLGGLTARGRFVRFVGLTRATSYGYSFWEMQVFGTNDSSGDTQAPTTPAGLTAGTATATSVPLSWGAATDNVGVTGYDVLRNGTAVATSATTSYTDTGLTPNTSYTYAVRARDTAGNTSPASTPITVTTAAGSAGFVLAAAGDIAEKCTASSSSCVHPKTAKLVENLNPAAVITMGDNQYDEPTLSDFKNYYDKTWGKFKNITHPSPGNHESYSQFTGYDQYFGAIAKPQGQRYYSWEMGNWHFIALDSNDFVTHDEFAEPPQITWLKQDLANNTKGCVAAYYHHPRWSSGDHGDNKDSIELWNLMVADKVDLVLNGHDHDYERFVPQNADGKADANGPVEIVGGSGGADLYDLSPAHPTTAKLLKTFGVLKLSMTDTSFQTQLIGVDGKVLDSSPAYTCHR; the protein is encoded by the coding sequence GTGCTCGCCGCCGTGGTGCTGTTGCCGTCCGCGATCGCCGCGGCCGCCACCACCCAGGCCGCCGATGTCCTGCTGTCGCAGGGAAAGCCCGTGGCCACCTCGACGACCGAAAGCTCGTCGTACACCGGTGCCAAAGCCGTCGACGGCAGCACCACCACCCGCTGGGCCAGCGCCGAAGGCGCCGACCCGCAGTGGCTGCGGATCGACCTCGGCCAGTCCGCGAGCATCCACCGCGTCGTCCTGAACTGGGAAGCCGCCTACGCCAAGAAGTACCGCATCGAGGTCTCCGACGACGGCACGTCGTTCACCACGGCCGCCACCGTCGACACCGGGGACGGCAAGATCGACGACCTCGGCGGCCTGACCGCCCGCGGCCGCTTCGTGCGCTTCGTCGGCCTCACCCGCGCCACGAGCTACGGCTACTCCTTCTGGGAGATGCAGGTCTTCGGCACCAACGACTCTTCCGGCGACACGCAGGCCCCGACCACCCCGGCCGGCCTCACCGCCGGCACGGCGACCGCCACGAGCGTCCCCCTGAGCTGGGGTGCCGCCACCGACAACGTCGGCGTCACCGGCTACGACGTCCTCCGCAACGGCACGGCCGTCGCCACCAGCGCGACGACGTCCTACACCGACACCGGGCTCACCCCGAACACGAGCTACACCTACGCGGTCCGCGCGCGCGACACCGCGGGGAACACCTCACCCGCAAGTACGCCGATCACGGTCACGACCGCGGCCGGGAGCGCGGGATTCGTCCTCGCCGCGGCCGGTGACATCGCCGAAAAGTGCACCGCGAGCAGCTCAAGCTGCGTCCACCCCAAGACCGCGAAGCTCGTCGAGAACCTCAACCCCGCGGCCGTGATCACCATGGGCGACAACCAGTACGACGAGCCCACCCTGTCGGACTTCAAGAACTACTACGACAAGACCTGGGGCAAGTTCAAGAACATCACCCACCCGAGCCCGGGCAACCACGAGTCCTACTCGCAGTTCACCGGCTACGACCAGTACTTCGGCGCCATCGCCAAGCCGCAGGGCCAGCGCTACTACAGCTGGGAAATGGGCAACTGGCACTTCATCGCCCTCGACTCCAACGACTTCGTCACCCATGACGAATTCGCCGAGCCGCCCCAGATCACCTGGCTCAAGCAGGATCTTGCCAACAACACGAAGGGCTGCGTCGCCGCGTACTACCACCACCCGCGGTGGAGCTCCGGTGACCACGGTGACAACAAGGACAGCATCGAGCTGTGGAACTTGATGGTGGCCGACAAGGTCGACCTCGTCCTCAACGGGCACGACCACGACTACGAGCGGTTCGTGCCGCAGAACGCCGACGGCAAGGCCGACGCGAACGGCCCGGTCGAGATCGTCGGCGGCAGCGGGGGCGCCGACCTCTACGACCTGAGCCCGGCGCACCCGACGACCGCCAAGCTGCTGAAGACCTTCGGCGTCCTGAAGCTGTCGATGACGGACACCTCGTTCCAGACGCAGCTCATCGGCGTCGACGGCAAGGTCCTCGACAGCAGCCCGGCCTACACCTGCCACCGGTAG
- a CDS encoding FAD binding domain-containing protein, whose protein sequence is MIPAPFDYVRPSTVDEAVQALASAGEDAKVLAGGQSLLPVLRMRLAAPTTLIDLGRIAELRGVREDGDTLVIGAMTTHYDVQRDALVASHAALLKEATDTVADPQIRHRGTLGGAIAHADPAGDLLAPVLALEASLVVAGPSGRRTVPAADFFRDLFTTALASDELLVEIRIPKQTGWRVHYEKFNRVAQAWSMVAVAVTVRTEAGVIEEARVALTNMGSTPVRAAGVEAALVGVHASADSIAAAASHAAEGTNPPVDSNADVEYRRHLAEVLTGRAIAAAAGS, encoded by the coding sequence GTGATCCCGGCTCCCTTCGACTACGTCCGCCCGTCCACAGTGGACGAAGCGGTGCAGGCGCTGGCCTCGGCGGGCGAGGACGCCAAGGTGCTGGCCGGCGGGCAGAGCCTGCTGCCGGTGCTGCGGATGCGGCTCGCGGCGCCGACCACGCTGATCGACCTCGGGCGCATCGCCGAACTGCGCGGCGTCCGCGAGGACGGCGACACACTGGTGATCGGCGCGATGACGACGCACTACGACGTCCAACGGGACGCCTTGGTGGCTTCGCACGCGGCGCTGCTCAAAGAGGCGACGGACACGGTGGCCGACCCGCAGATCCGCCACCGCGGCACGCTCGGCGGCGCGATCGCCCACGCCGACCCGGCCGGTGACCTGCTGGCGCCGGTGCTGGCGCTGGAGGCTTCGCTGGTGGTGGCCGGGCCGTCGGGGCGCCGGACGGTGCCGGCCGCGGACTTCTTCCGCGACCTGTTCACCACCGCGCTGGCCTCGGACGAGCTGCTGGTCGAGATCCGCATCCCCAAGCAAACGGGGTGGCGGGTGCACTACGAGAAGTTCAACCGCGTCGCCCAGGCGTGGTCGATGGTCGCGGTCGCGGTCACCGTCCGCACCGAGGCCGGCGTCATCGAGGAAGCTCGTGTCGCGCTGACGAACATGGGTTCGACACCGGTCCGGGCAGCCGGTGTCGAGGCGGCGCTGGTCGGCGTCCACGCCTCGGCGGACTCGATCGCGGCGGCGGCATCGCACGCGGCGGAGGGCACGAATCCGCCGGTCGACAGCAACGCCGACGTCGAATACCGCCGTCACCTCGCGGAGGTGCTGACGGGCCGCGCGATCGCGGCGGCGGCCGGCTCCTGA
- a CDS encoding SRPBCC family protein, whose translation MRLDHEFTVPAPIGEVWQAVVDPERVAPCMPGATLTKVEGDKFSGTVKVKLGPISLLYKGNGEFLEKDEAARKVTIKASGKDSRGAGTAAATVTLTLTEADGGTHGSVATDLAITGKPAQFGRGLISEVGGKILDTFAGCLSGKLAPPEGAASAAPAAQRASAGDAPATETAAQGARAGNAPAPGSAAAAPAAAAAAQPAAAQPVAAPAAKPVAEQGAPTATSEPVAKPQPAVKPAPTTPEINTEPKPKPADRPALHSVPAPPETEAIDLLDYAGKSVLKRVAPVLAAIAAVAGLVAIVRALRK comes from the coding sequence GTGCGGCTCGACCACGAATTCACCGTCCCGGCTCCGATCGGCGAGGTCTGGCAGGCGGTCGTCGACCCCGAGCGCGTCGCCCCCTGCATGCCGGGCGCGACGCTGACCAAGGTCGAGGGCGACAAGTTCAGCGGAACGGTGAAGGTCAAGCTGGGCCCGATTTCTTTGCTGTACAAGGGGAACGGTGAGTTCCTCGAGAAGGACGAAGCCGCCCGCAAGGTGACGATCAAGGCTTCGGGCAAGGATTCCCGCGGAGCCGGCACGGCGGCGGCAACGGTGACGCTGACGTTGACGGAGGCGGACGGCGGAACCCACGGATCGGTGGCCACCGACCTGGCGATCACGGGCAAGCCGGCCCAGTTCGGCCGCGGGTTGATCAGCGAGGTGGGTGGCAAGATCCTCGACACGTTCGCGGGCTGTTTGTCGGGCAAGCTGGCCCCGCCGGAGGGCGCTGCGTCGGCTGCCCCTGCCGCGCAGAGGGCTTCGGCGGGGGATGCGCCGGCGACGGAGACCGCGGCGCAGGGTGCCCGAGCCGGGAACGCCCCAGCGCCGGGGAGTGCGGCGGCAGCCCCTGCCGCGGCGGCGGCCGCCCAGCCTGCGGCCGCCCAGCCGGTGGCCGCGCCGGCCGCGAAGCCGGTGGCCGAGCAGGGGGCGCCGACGGCCACGTCCGAGCCGGTGGCCAAGCCGCAGCCGGCGGTCAAGCCGGCGCCGACCACCCCGGAGATCAACACGGAGCCGAAGCCCAAGCCGGCGGACCGCCCGGCGTTGCACAGCGTCCCGGCACCCCCGGAGACCGAAGCGATCGACCTGCTCGACTACGCGGGCAAGTCGGTGCTCAAGCGGGTGGCCCCGGTACTGGCCGCGATCGCGGCGGTGGCCGGCCTGGTGGCAATCGTCCGAGCGCTCCGCAAGTGA
- a CDS encoding sensor domain-containing diguanylate cyclase, whose protein sequence is MWGGAKTRWITYALGCELLAVAATGAALASGFGGPVRPGWFAVLVALGVAQAEMSRRIERVRRWMSGQMHINVTSVWYLAGVVLLPPAWVALLAVVLYTHLWVRVWRQVRTRPAHRFVASTAWAMLSCFAASSVLAVSGLHATPLQTPRGLFALCLAAAVFELVNVGLVAAGIYLYTSQRSVADLIGTWEDNAFELATLCLGGLAALALVEQPVLVVFVVAPLLLLHRYLLLKQQLQVAAVTDEKTGLLNTAGWHESATREHARVQRRGATGGFAVLMIDLDHFKRINDTYGHLTGDDVLAAVAVAISGSVRQGDTVGRFGGEEFVVLLPGIGRADVLAIAERVRVAVGELNVVISTGTGTVRVSGLSVSIGVARHPDAGPSLDDVLRAADAALYRAKEAGRNRVAV, encoded by the coding sequence ATGTGGGGTGGTGCGAAGACCCGCTGGATCACCTACGCCCTCGGCTGCGAACTGCTCGCCGTCGCCGCGACCGGGGCGGCGCTGGCCAGCGGATTCGGCGGCCCCGTGCGTCCGGGGTGGTTTGCCGTGCTCGTCGCCCTCGGCGTGGCTCAGGCCGAGATGTCGCGCCGCATCGAGCGGGTGCGGCGGTGGATGAGCGGGCAGATGCACATCAACGTCACCTCCGTCTGGTACCTCGCCGGTGTCGTCCTGCTCCCGCCGGCGTGGGTGGCGCTGCTCGCCGTCGTGCTCTACACACACCTGTGGGTGCGAGTGTGGCGACAGGTCCGTACGCGGCCTGCCCACCGCTTCGTGGCGAGCACGGCGTGGGCGATGCTCTCCTGTTTCGCTGCTTCCTCCGTTCTTGCGGTGTCCGGTTTGCACGCGACGCCGCTGCAGACGCCGCGCGGGTTGTTCGCGCTCTGCCTGGCGGCCGCGGTGTTCGAGCTGGTGAACGTCGGCCTGGTGGCGGCCGGCATCTACCTGTACACCAGCCAGCGCTCGGTGGCCGACCTGATCGGCACGTGGGAGGACAACGCCTTCGAGCTGGCGACCCTCTGCCTGGGCGGGCTCGCCGCACTCGCGTTGGTTGAGCAGCCGGTGCTGGTGGTGTTCGTCGTGGCGCCGTTGCTGCTGCTGCACCGGTATCTGCTGTTGAAGCAGCAGCTGCAGGTCGCGGCCGTCACGGACGAGAAGACCGGGCTGCTCAACACCGCGGGCTGGCACGAATCAGCGACGCGCGAGCACGCCCGTGTGCAGCGCCGCGGCGCCACGGGCGGCTTCGCGGTGCTGATGATCGACCTGGACCACTTCAAGCGCATCAACGACACCTACGGTCACCTGACCGGCGACGACGTGCTGGCGGCGGTCGCGGTGGCGATCTCCGGATCGGTGCGCCAGGGCGACACGGTGGGCCGGTTCGGCGGTGAGGAGTTCGTGGTGCTGCTGCCGGGCATCGGCCGCGCGGACGTGCTGGCGATCGCCGAGCGGGTGCGGGTGGCGGTGGGCGAGCTGAACGTGGTGATCTCGACGGGTACGGGGACGGTCCGGGTGAGTGGCCTTTCGGTATCGATCGGGGTCGCGCGGCACCCGGACGCCGGGCCCAGCCTCGATGACGTGCTCCGCGCTGCCGACGCGGCGCTGTATCGGGCCAAGGAGGCCGGCCGGAACCGGGTCGCGGTCTGA
- a CDS encoding TetR/AcrR family transcriptional regulator: protein MTEGTYGTQRKAAARNRVAIIEAAHELFAQNPQVPLSEVAKRAGVGAGTLYRHFPTREDLILGAYQHDIERLTTTADEVLARHSSAKAAFIEWFETLSAYIRIKHGLGDALHGAAAQELISASWAPTTAAVKKLVDACVAEGTIAPGHDPADIIMLMSFLWRVANNEDGAAQGRRLIAAVFEGLQSPPRSS, encoded by the coding sequence ATGACCGAGGGCACGTACGGCACCCAGCGCAAGGCCGCCGCGCGCAACCGGGTTGCGATCATCGAGGCTGCGCACGAGCTGTTCGCGCAGAACCCGCAGGTCCCGCTGAGCGAGGTCGCGAAGCGCGCCGGGGTCGGCGCCGGCACCCTCTACCGCCACTTCCCGACCCGCGAAGACCTCATCCTCGGGGCGTATCAGCACGACATCGAACGCCTGACGACCACCGCCGACGAGGTGCTGGCCCGGCATTCGTCCGCGAAGGCCGCCTTCATCGAGTGGTTCGAGACGCTCTCGGCCTACATCCGCATCAAGCACGGCCTCGGGGACGCGCTGCACGGCGCGGCCGCCCAGGAGCTGATCAGCGCTTCGTGGGCGCCGACCACCGCGGCGGTCAAGAAGCTCGTCGACGCCTGCGTGGCCGAGGGCACCATCGCGCCCGGGCACGACCCCGCCGACATCATCATGCTCATGAGTTTCCTGTGGCGGGTCGCGAACAACGAAGACGGCGCGGCTCAGGGACGCCGGTTGATCGCCGCCGTCTTCGAAGGCCTGCAGTCACCGCCCCGGTCGAGCTGA